The following coding sequences are from one Triticum dicoccoides isolate Atlit2015 ecotype Zavitan chromosome 4A, WEW_v2.0, whole genome shotgun sequence window:
- the LOC119288480 gene encoding pollen allergen Phl p 5.0101-like, with the protein MAVQQQRTVALFLAVALVAGPAVSYAAGAGYAPATPAPATPATAGYGPATPAPASPAPATPAGGYAPKGPAGTQPKATTEEQNVMEQVNNAFKAAVAAAAVVPGPDKYKKFTDTYIPDVDRAIADVFKGSNASTFTAKIGMAQKLAYDSADGATAEAKYDSFIAILSESLRIIAGTLEIHGVKPATEEVKGPIPAAEMQAVNQIDTAFRIAATAADAAPVNDKFTVFESAFDKAIKETTGGAYAGYKFVPALESAVKKAYAATVAEAPEVKFTVFEAALTRTIAAMCVAAKGAAGASNGTDAAGGYKAPAAEAATATPTPAAAAGGYKAPAAEAAAATTTPTPAAAAGGYKAPAAEAAAATATPAAAAGGY; encoded by the exons ATGGCGGTGCAGCAGCAGCGCACGGTGGCGCTCTTCCTGGCCGTCGCCCTTGTGGCGGGGCCAGCCGTCTCCTACGCCGCCGGTGCCGGCTACGCCCCCGCCACCCCGGCCCCCGCCACCCCTGCCACTGCCGGCTACGGCCCCGCCACCCCGGCCCCCGCCTCCCCTGCCCCCGCCACCCCTGCCGGCGGCTACGCCCCTAAAGGGCCAGCTGGGACGCAGCCCAAGGCGACGACCGAGGAGCAGAATGTGATGGAGCAGGTGAACAACGCCTTCAAGGCGGCCGtggcggccgccgccgtcgtccctgGGCCGGACAAGTACAAGAAGTTCACCGACACCTACATCCCGGACGTGGACAGGGCTATAGCGGACGTCTTCAAGGGGTCCAACGCCTCAACTTTCACCGCCAAGATCGGCATGGCCCAGAAGCTCGCCTACGACTCCGCCGACGgcgccaccgccgaggccaagtacgactccttcatcgccATCCTCAGCGAGTCCCTCCGCATCATCGCCGGCACCCTCGAGATCCACGGCGTCAAGCCCGCCACCGAAGAGGTCAAGGGCCCCATCCCCGCCGCCGAGATGCAGGCCGTCAACCAGATCGACACCGCCTTCAGgattgccgccaccgccgccgacgctgCCCCCGTCAACGACAAGTTCACCGTCTTCGAGTCCGCCTTCGACAAGGCCATCAAGGAGACCACTGGCGGCGCATACGCGGGCTACAAGTTCGTCCCTGCCCTCGAGTCCGCCGTCAAGAAGGCctacgccgccaccgttgccgaggCGCCCGAGGTCAAGTTCACCGTCTTTGAGGCCGCCCTCACCAGGACCATCGCCGCCATGTGCGTCGCAGCCAAGGGCGCCGCCGGCGCCTCTAACGGAACTGATGCTGCCGGTGGCTACAAAGCTCCCGCCGCAGAAGCAGCAACCGCCACTCCCAC NCCCGCCGCCGCTGCCGGTGGCTACAAAGCTCCCGCcgccgaagcagcagcagcaaccaccaCTCCCACTCCCGCTGCCGCTGCCGGTGGCTACAAAGCTCCCGCcgccgaagcagcagcagcaaccgccactcccgccgccgctgccggtgGCTACTAG